GCAGGGGGTTCATTTAGTCTTAAGATTTTACTAAAAAGTTGAAttatttcagtctgtagtccaactttctCTACCTTCCTCTAtcatgccactgtaatgtactttttattgctttttgtcattttgaattgtctttttgctgaaatgtgcttacaaataaacttgccttgccattttaaccaatttcaaTATCTTTCAGCAAGCATTGTTTTCATTCCACTGTGAGAATTGTGTATCAATTTCCTACTAGTTCACAATTAAGTGGTATTTTGTAGTCTATTACACAtattcctaataaaatacattgaggggGCAGgcatacttttgaaaggcattTCAGATCACAGTAAATATCACTTACTAAGCAAGACAAGCATTTTGTCTGATTGGTTGGTGTGGTGAAAGCAGTTTTATGGTCGGTGCTCTTCCTTGTTTTGCATTGAGTAACGTTTTCTTTGTTGTGCTCACTCTCAGTGACAAACCCCTATTGTGTCTGGATTCAAATAGACCTATATAGTGTTTATTTCTTACACACATGGATTCCGGGTGTACTGAATATCTGTATGTTGTTTAGGTGCTGGTCCACAGGATGATCTGCAAAATTAAAATACAGCTGGATAATGAAGTATGGATTTAAGCAGGAGGATTTTGCAGCTTTTCTCTGTTTCACATGGATTTGTGTTGATGACAGCGCAAGAGACACAAGAATCAAACtgatgttaggaataacctttattaatatgactcagctgtttttcccatttataccatagtaatgtaaagtataagttctaatgtttcccttttgttacaataggataagaatgctcatcgacacacattacaaggataaatggcccaaggtttgtcataaatgacctgaggctggggcactggggttgatagtggagcagctggtattaCTGGGTTGATTGGAAAGCTACaacacacttagattaaggatggacacccgctactacacaatctaacagatagacaccacaatggtgacacatagtctactgataatcactgagggagggcacatccattgcattggggtgccagatataaaaactatatgtgaccttctatcgaggctcttcgtcatcctctaacagacggcgacgatccgagacgggagcctcagcactaatctctgtaatcattcctctgccttaatttagattaaaagagctaaaagttagaaactggttgagagtcgttccttaaagagtcagtgttagataaagTGTGTGATCACTTCATGGGGACCAAGttccggaggagctccgaggcgtttgaccgccaacagggtgcagtAGCTCAGACACTGATCAGCGTACATTAGTTAGCGTCATTGTGGATTAAAACTTTGACATACAGCAGATTGTAAAGCAGTCAAGGTCTATTCCAGGTCATTTCTGCAGATCCGCCTCTGTGTGTTCTGGTGTTGCTCAGTTTTCCTGAAATCAACACAGCGTTCCTAAACATGCATGGCTGCGGCTGTACAGAAAACAAGTAAACATCCTTGAAGAGGgaaaatgatttaaacatttgtaaCAAAGAAGCCTTATGTGAATTCACTAGAGGCGTCTGTGTGGAATCTTGTTTTGGTGAGAGTAGATTGCATATTgattaaacattgttttacaaCAAAACAGTTAAACTGGCCATTAAATGTTATTCTCAAGATGTTTGAttgattttgcaaaaaaaatctgtctggtAGCTTTCAAtagcttgttgttttttttaattctgctaaaatatatttttttcccttttgttaaGTCCTGACAAAAgattaagacaaagaaaaagaacGATTTCAGAAATTTACCTCGTAAATTTGTTGTGCGTGAAAATAATCATTgagtttattcatttaattcaaaTGTCCCATAGTAAATTATAGTGAAGTTGGGCAGTGTAAGACTCATTCTTAGTCAATTGTATTCTTCTCAGTAGTTTGCTCTCTGGCTCCAGCTTAAATCTTATTTTACAACTTTTGTGTTTGAAATAATCTTGTTCAACAAATATACCAGATGTAGATTTTATGAAATTCTAATACTTCATGGGTCACACTGCTTTAAACTATTAAAAAGAGCCAACACATCAAGGTTGTATAGATGAAACTAACTCTTAATGTGTAAAAGGCCTTAAAATTACTTTATCAATATAAATTCATATTCATATAAATTCACGTttgtttacagtaaaataatctcacctctaaatattttatgcaattttctaaatatttttaaatgaagctttgacgaaaattcaaactgaaagactcacctccacccccCAGTTGTCCTATGActcctccatccaatcagcgtCAGATCAGCATGTGTCTTCAACCAATCATCCTCCgaggcttcgcttttaaggacctctAGTCATGGATTCCCCGGTCTTCAACTgagctttgaccctcctccgCCCCACTTCCACCATCTCCCTTCCATACTCCTCCCGGCTCCCTTACCTTCTagtcaagctcatgtcattctcagcattcacgtcttcctcCAGAGTCGGAGCGCCAAAGATATTAACTTTTatcaataaacttttctaatcgCCATCTTGTTTCTTCTTGTgcgtcttttcaggttgaactCATATTTATTGTACTCAGTGGCATCATGAACTTGGGTCCTTACCCTGAATGAATAAATGTGCCTAAATTAAAAATTCGAATGTTACATTTGTTTAGTGGGAGAGTATGCTAATGCAATAGgaagttattatttttaaggaattttatatatttcttttatcaGAGGTAGCAGCTAATGTGGAGAAGTGCCATAGTACTGAACACTTTATACATCAAAATGTTGACatctggaaaaaagaaaaaagtaaaattgcTGAAGAAGTAAGGTTAAACATAAACAGCTTTTATcagatttattgatttattaattCAATCTGATGGAACCATTCCAAGTCAGGGTACAGGCGTGTCTCTGACTACAAGCCTGTGCTAGAATCTAACAGACATAAACAAACCTGTAAAACTCAGAAAAGACTCCTCCTTTCCTCCCCATCATGACAGATGATGCCATTCAGGTTTTGCCTCAATGTTTTTCCCTAATCATGCATCGAGTATAAACACAGACCTCTTTTGCAAAGGATCATAACAGCCAAACAGTTCAGGTAAAACAAAATTTCTAGTCAATATTTTTCCAGATAATATAGAGTGAAAATTTTGATTCATGGCTACGAGAGAATACAATGTACcccatatttttacaaatattgaGCTGTTCATGTACAACTCTGCTATTAATATCAATGtatgaaaaaatattcataGGTCTGTCCAATATTGCCAGACTTGTTAATTCAATCTAATACAGAATGTTTCAAAAGTTATACGTGACAGAGCCATTCTTGTAAAAAAATCATTAACAGAAGACAAAGATAGATACGATTCTTTAGCTTTTTCTTGTCTGCCTTCAGAGTAATGGCCTTTAGAGGAATAAATTTGTTTAACAAAGGGCTGTAAACTCTGTTGTGCTACAAAGAAATACAAATCTCCCTCAAAGGAAAAGCTTTTGCTTTAATTTCAAAGGTAACAACTGAAACTAATGCTGGGTTGATCCATGAGACGCTTTCGTTTTCTAAAGAGAATGAGTAAGTGACAAGCTATTTTAATTGTAAGACATTCGGTACAAATCAAGACTTGACTGTGTCTGCAAGGCACAAAACAGTAACCAGGTATGcctcatttaaaacatttgtgtacatttttttgagaaatttggcgcagttggtagcactgttgccttgcagcaagaagatccttgGTTCAATTCCCgtctgggggtctttctgcatggagtttgcatgttctccccgtgcatgcgtgtgttctcactgggtactccagcttcctcccacagtccaaagacatgcctgttaggttaattggtcactctaaattgctcttaggtgtatgaatgagtttgtgtatggttgtctgtgtgttgccctgcaatggactggcgacctgtccagggtgtaccccgcctcttgcccatagactgctggagataggcaccagctcccctgcaacccactatggaataagtgactgactgtttattaatttattatttttttgattgacgTAAATGTTACCACATAGACACTAATATTCGATTGTGGTCATTTaaccagaacagcttatttctcatcattaatagaagagaacaagaataatcctaggtttctctttagtacagctGCTAAACTTACACTTAGTtttagctctgttgagccatccattcccttagctctcagcagtcatgactttatgggattcttcttaaataaaattgattctattaaatataaaatctttgacatactcccgaagatgattacttcatcctcagcaagtgagacaacattggaagtaactgtagaacctgatctgtgtttggactgtttgatcctgtggagcttcctgagttatcagaaatattagcttcatctaaaccttcaactcgtttgttagacccaatcccaaccaaattatttaaggaagtgttccctctgattaccagccccattttaagtatgattaacctatccttcgtaaatggatatgtaccacaagcttttaagttagctgtaattaaacctttacttaagaaaccttcgcttgatcgagatgacttgaaaaattacagacctatatccaatcttccattcttatctaaaattcttgagaaaatagttgctaatcaaatgtgtgagcatttacacagcaatgacctgtttgaagagtttgagTCAGGCTTCCGAggtcatcatagcactgaaacagctctgctgtagggatcaggggaacagcgctaggctggtttaaattttatctgtctgacagattccagtttgttcatgtaaatgataaatcatcttcaaactccagggttaattgtggagtaccacagggttcagtacttgggccaattctctttactatatatatgcttccaataggtcaaattatcaggcagcatgggataaattttcactttacgctgatgatactcagctttacttatccataaatcctgatgagcccaaccagttcgATAGACTACAaccatgtcttgaagatataaaaacttggatgactttaaattttctgtttcaaaattcagacaagacagaagttgtcgtctttgtaccggagtctttgaaaaagaaactagtcacttaacctggatggcattaaattgacctccaataataaagttaaaaaccttagtgttatttttgaccaggacatgtcatttaaatcctatattaaacaggtttctaggatttccttctttcaccaacattgccaaaattagaaatatcctatccaggagtgacgctgaaaaactagtccatgcatttgttacttcaaggctggactattgtaattctttactatcaggatgtccacaaaatgcagttaaaagccttcagctgattcaaaatgctgcagcaagagttctgattaaaattaaaaagggagatcatatttcccaaactttagcttcccttcattggctccctgttaaatccagaatagaatttaaaattctcctcctcacatgatttagctccatcatacatcagagatctgatggttccatatgttcctaacagagcacttcgttctcagactgcaggtttactggtggttcctagagtctctagaagtagaatgggaggaagatcctttagttatcaggctccactcttgtggaaccagctcccagttttagtccgtgaggcagacaccctgtctacttttaaggctaggcttaaagctttcctttttgataaagcttatagttagagtggcttaggttatcctgagctatcttccttatttttacctctgtcttcttccctccctgttggatggagtaaaggggagtcaggtttagcctaaaccggctcagttatggttgaggtgcaaacacaccctccatttctgctacctgtatgaccccttctcttttccaatggttataatcagtctgacagagagaggtatcccaatccttgtggtttttagtataacaatgaccatcagtgggaacctttgtggggtgccttgagacgacattgttgtaaataagcgccgtttaactaaataatctgaactgaaactatctgtgtagttatgctgctataggcttaggctgctggaggacataatgaccactttcaccctcttcgctacattctcacactactctccaattttgcattatttgctgttttttcagcttctaactttatgttctctctcttttctcttcctagaagctacacctggcctgactttgtgtctacctgtgacaactttctggagaggggcatcgtccaagcttctgctggcaacaacttaatgctcaccttctaccgatgatccacatagccctgtctttcagtgtttaaccctttctctctcctagacatggcgattgactgagcttttactgtgactaactctatgtgctctctttcagactctaaccttgaaaactggctcagagtttctaggtgaaacaactaaaggagctacatccattaacatttacttttccttcccatagaaagtactcctggatcagtgcttctttgttctctttgtgtctctgctctgttctctcaaacccccagtcggtcgtggcagatggccgctcacactgagcctggttctgctggaggtttcttcctgttaaaaaggagtttttcctctccactgtcgctatatacatgctcagtatgaggtgctgcaaagtcaacaccagtgactgtccactgtctctacatgctcatccaggaggagtgaatgctgcaagtcactgactggatgcaatctgctgggttctttagacagaaaaactttttatccaattcgaataaataactaaatctgactgcactgttcaatggttaggattaattggaatgtatgtagctgactgttgtgaagtgccttgagacgacatgtgttgtgaattggcgctttataaataaactgaattgaatttgttcTCAGACTATAAAATCAAAATTAAgtcagaaaatgacaaaaatgctgtttacttgtaataaaaacaaaccaacaataaaacaaattaggtCATAAATGGTTTTTCCTCTCCCTAGTTTAAGAAATTAATCCTGAAACGCcccaaataataaattaataacttATGGCGACCACAAGGCGTCAGTATTGTCAACGTGTTTATTAACGGTTGTGTAACAGTTTTCAGCTCCATAAAGATTTTACAACCTGTTCAGCTGTtatggaaaaacattaaaaatacaaaaataatatttcattcagACTTTGTGAGTTGAAAGACGTGGGTAGTCctgtaaaaactaaaatgtctGGTTGGTTTAACCCTTGTATTGTCATCAGTTCAGATATTCAGCATTGGATATACAGCAACAGTCtgaaaaagtctttttttttttttacattgtcatGTATAACAACCAAATTATTACAAGCAACTACCTTTATAAAAATACAATGTAATCAGCTGCCAAACACAACTccagagcaaaataaaaatcagaacacATGTAAAACTAACCAGAACAGTCTACAGCCTAAAAACAACTAGCATTATTAAGATCTTAGAAGGTTTTCAGATTGCTAGCTTGTACCTTTGGACATGCAAAAACCGTTAACCAAGAGCAGGAACGGGTTAGTCCTCAGTTTCTTTTATTGCCTCCTTGTTCTTCCTCACCTCCTGAAGCTTCTTATCCTGTTaagaatttaaaaacaacaacaatcacATTAGTGTGTGCATTTTTACGGAGTTTTACAGGAGAATATAGATACAGGATCAGGGTATTACCTTCTCCTTGAATTTCTCGTTGAGAGCTGCCATCCGGGCGGTGCGGTTCTCTTTGTTCGCCTCCATCTTCTGATTGAGTTTCTCTTGCGCCTGCTTGCTGAAATTGCAGCTTTCTTCTATGGCCTTCTGGATGACCTCCTTCTCATGCTCTCGTTTTTCAGCCAAATGTTTGAGAAATTCAGCTTCTTGGCTCTAACAGGAAGACAGAAGAAGCCCTTTGTTGTAAGTTAACACCGTATAATTGCTAAATCATTTCGCCATACTATTAgccattaaatgttttttttgttttgttttttatacccTGCGTCTTTCCTCTGCAGCTTCCAGTTTCTTCTTAATTTCATCAAGAGATGTTTCCTTTTTCCTGTTGGGGGACAACAGGAACACTGCCTTGGCATCAGGGGTCGAGGGGCTCAGGATGACCTCAAACGCGTGACCCGACGCACGCTTGTTCAGCTCCTTCACTTGAATGTCTGTAAAACAGGAACTTCATTTAGTGCTCAGTTGATCAACTTATAGCAAATCTGTTATGTAGAAACTACGCTTGACTGTAAACTGATTTACTTATGAAATttagttttactttattatttacttttaatttatAAACTGACAGATTATCAAAACGTTGTTCAGTTGAACTATATAAACTAATATGCTTTGTTTCCCAAATTCAGATTTGCCGTCAAAACCTAAAAGCCAATCTTAAAAAGATTTTAGAAAATGCTGTTGTAAACAAAGTCCACTAATGAGTGCATTTCAGTAGCTTACACTTACCGTCACAATTTGCCATTTTTGCAGATTGTCTTTTAAAATCCTgctgaaaacaaagacaaaaaaacggAAAATTTAAATCTGGCTATCCATTTGAAGCTGAGCACTCACTTGAGCTGAACTAAAGCTCTGTCTTTATGAGAAAGCTCTTATCTAACAGCAAGGCATGCAAGCCTTTCTAACTTTAGACTCAAATCACCCCTGGTTCTGACTCCAAGGTTCCACTGGTGGTGCTTCGGTTACTTGTAGTAGTACTCGGAAGTACTACTACAAGTGGCCACATATGCTGGTGGCCACATATGCTATTTTCTATTTACTTTTGAAATCAGAACTAAAATGTGGGAATATTCCAGGtcaatggttttgtttttattgatacATTAAGCACTAGTAGCGATTCAGTTAATTTTTCCAactttaaatgcaataaaacataGAAATTTCCAACTTCTAGCTAAAAGCAGAACATATTACTAAACTACATCTTTCAACCAATTAATGGACAGAATTTTTCCATtatgatttttacttttttttttgcaggcgAATAACAGAAAACATTCAACTACTTGATATTATCATAAAATCCATTGTGTTAATTACATAGTAAAACATATTTAGTTAACGACTGCTATTATGACAAATACGTCTGGGCTGTAATTATGAAACGTTTATGCAATGTTTCAATATGTATGTGTATCACATGAAGGAAAAAGTcaactaattttaaaaaaatatcgaCAGAAAGCTGAGTGAGGGAGTCTGTgtataatataaagaaaatgtatattaAAAAGTAAACTACTACAAAATTACAAGCTGAAGTCACAGAATGACATTAATCATCAAACAGAACATGTTCTCTGCCTCTCCAATACCACAGCCTTTAGCTAAAAGTGTGCACACAATTGCTCCACAGAGAAACAGGGGTTAAAAGCTGAGCCCCGCAGCCTCATTTGTCAAAAATGGCGGGGAGGGGCAACAGAACTGCTACTAGTCCTTGTTGTGTGTATAACAAAACACTGCTTGAGACAGAGTTTGTAATacccaatatatatatatatatatatatatatatatatatatatatagagagagagagagagatttgtGATACTGAAAATAGGAAGACTTTTAAAGCAACTACAAATCAATTAGGTTCCTTGGACAGCATAATGTAATTGCATATTTAAACCTTACCTAACAGAGGAACAAAACCAACGCGTCACTAAGTCCATTTTTTAAACTAGCTTATTGACTTTACACGGTCAGAAACTGAGAATGTATTCAATGTAACAAAGGTTTATGCTATTTTCaacgtttttttaatttttttttttacttcatatcCTGAAAGTCTGCTGCTGAACAACGGCTTTAACAGTAACAACTTCATTACAAAAAGGTGACTTTAAAGACGCTTAGGAAAGCCCCAAAACACGGAATAAACGGTCAACATTTAGCATTAATGCTGCCAAAGCTTTCCTGGGCGCTCATAGACTCAGAGAATACAACTGAATGAGAGCAACTGTTCTCACCGTCAAGTGCAGCTCGGCTTGAAGAGCGGACCTTTTCACTACCTTTGTGTTTCTACTCAAACCGCCAACATCTGCATCTTCGCGCACAAACCCCCTGAACCGTCAACGTCACCGCTGATGAGGGTATTTCA
This genomic stretch from Girardinichthys multiradiatus isolate DD_20200921_A chromosome 3, DD_fGirMul_XY1, whole genome shotgun sequence harbors:
- the stmn1b gene encoding stathmin 1b, with protein sequence MANCDDIQVKELNKRASGHAFEVILSPSTPDAKAVFLLSPNRKKETSLDEIKKKLEAAEERRRSQEAEFLKHLAEKREHEKEVIQKAIEESCNFSKQAQEKLNQKMEANKENRTARMAALNEKFKEKDKKLQEVRKNKEAIKETED